Proteins co-encoded in one Bacillus sp. FSL H8-0547 genomic window:
- a CDS encoding NAD(P)/FAD-dependent oxidoreductase, whose protein sequence is MNDIYECVIIGAGIAGLQAAIQLGRYRRNVIVIDSGEGRSSLCRSYRNILGWPDGISGEELRALGKAQAEETGVHFFSGRVVRLKKAGNAFEAETASGAVYYAKRVLLSTGLSDRMPELPGLKACLGLSVYVCPDCDGYEVRDKKTIVLGAGAAGANMALTLSYWTDSIVYVNHEQQSIPEDLILKLKHKGIISVDKKADEVLTENGSVFKGIRFADGTLLEGDRGFLAFGGNTVHTGLAAMLGAERLENKHVLTNPRTKETSVKHVWAAGDAGVHSEQVTIAMGEGCQAAVWIHKSLMDGE, encoded by the coding sequence ATGAACGATATATACGAATGTGTGATTATTGGAGCAGGAATTGCTGGACTTCAGGCAGCCATTCAGCTTGGCCGCTACAGAAGAAATGTAATTGTCATTGATTCCGGTGAAGGCCGTTCTTCCCTTTGCAGAAGCTACCGCAATATTCTGGGCTGGCCAGACGGAATCAGCGGCGAAGAACTGAGAGCGCTTGGAAAAGCACAAGCTGAAGAAACAGGCGTGCACTTCTTTAGCGGCCGCGTAGTCAGGCTTAAAAAAGCAGGAAATGCTTTTGAAGCTGAAACGGCATCAGGAGCCGTTTATTATGCAAAGAGAGTGCTGCTTTCGACTGGACTATCTGACAGAATGCCGGAGCTTCCTGGCCTAAAAGCCTGCCTTGGCCTCAGTGTCTATGTGTGTCCCGATTGTGACGGCTATGAGGTCAGGGATAAAAAAACCATTGTGCTCGGCGCGGGAGCTGCGGGTGCAAACATGGCGCTTACCCTTTCTTATTGGACCGATTCTATTGTGTATGTCAATCATGAACAGCAATCAATTCCTGAAGACCTGATTTTGAAGCTTAAACACAAAGGAATTATAAGCGTGGATAAGAAAGCTGATGAAGTTTTAACAGAAAACGGATCTGTGTTTAAAGGAATTCGTTTTGCAGACGGGACGCTGCTTGAGGGTGACCGCGGCTTTCTTGCTTTCGGAGGGAACACTGTCCATACCGGGCTTGCAGCAATGCTTGGTGCTGAACGGCTTGAAAACAAGCATGTCCTGACAAATCCCCGGACAAAGGAAACAAGTGTAAAACATGTATGGGCTGCAGGAGATGCAGGCGTGCATTCTGAGCAGGTGACCATTGCAATGGGAGAAGGATGTCAGGCTGCTGTCTGGATTCATAAGAGCCTGATGGACGGAGAATAG
- a CDS encoding sulfite exporter TauE/SafE family protein codes for MRKLIIFAFIGFLAQLIDGSLGMAYGVTSTTLLLTFGIAPAVASASVHLAEVVTTAASGASHIKFGNVDKQAVYKLIIPGSIGAFAGACFLSNLPGDLAKPFIAVFLLALGLYVLVRFLFHFEAREQNQSLALTRKKSIPLGLIAGFADATGGGGWGPIATPVLLSQKGASARKVVGTVDTSEFAIAVSATLGFLLSLGWEQVNWLWVGALMIGGIIAAPIAAWLVRKLPGHLLGVLVGGFIVLTNARTLLTTWNTDASITPFVYGFIIIGWAAAVAYAVKRNRGRSEEAAVV; via the coding sequence ATGAGAAAGCTTATTATTTTTGCATTTATTGGTTTTTTGGCACAGTTAATTGATGGTTCACTGGGGATGGCGTACGGGGTCACATCTACTACACTGCTTTTGACTTTCGGGATTGCTCCTGCTGTTGCCTCGGCATCTGTGCATTTGGCAGAAGTAGTCACAACAGCAGCATCTGGAGCTTCCCACATTAAGTTTGGAAACGTGGATAAGCAGGCCGTCTATAAGCTGATTATTCCGGGCTCAATCGGAGCATTTGCGGGAGCGTGCTTTCTAAGTAATTTGCCCGGAGATCTGGCAAAACCGTTTATTGCTGTTTTCCTGCTTGCTTTAGGGCTGTATGTCCTAGTCCGTTTCTTATTTCACTTTGAAGCAAGGGAACAAAATCAATCCCTTGCATTAACAAGAAAAAAATCAATTCCTCTTGGGCTGATTGCAGGGTTCGCTGATGCAACCGGCGGAGGCGGATGGGGACCGATTGCAACGCCAGTGCTGCTTTCGCAAAAAGGAGCCTCAGCACGCAAAGTGGTAGGGACGGTTGATACGAGTGAATTTGCCATTGCCGTATCAGCAACACTTGGATTTTTGCTTTCTCTTGGATGGGAGCAGGTCAACTGGCTGTGGGTTGGGGCATTAATGATTGGAGGGATCATCGCTGCACCGATTGCCGCCTGGCTTGTAAGGAAGCTTCCCGGCCACCTTCTTGGCGTCCTTGTAGGAGGATTCATCGTGCTGACTAACGCGAGAACGCTGCTGACAACTTGGAATACGGATGCATCGATTACACCATTTGTTTATGGATTTATCATTATCGGCTGGGCTGCTGCGGTTGCATATGCCGTGAAACGCAACAGAGGAAGATCCGAGGAAGCGGCAGTCGTCTGA
- a CDS encoding exonuclease domain-containing protein — MILTGMILDTETTGLSPVNDEIIEIGYILFTYDDERDLYLDTLEEGTYLREPLSASARKNYPFAFRIHSIPFEDVKGKSFDDDKVKAAIKKADFIIAHNASFDKSFTVKMYPELFSKKWYCSARNIPWKTYGYYSAKLISLLHSHKLASSQTHRALDDVRQLKQLLMSSNYEGKSYLKVALSSASPVKKTVMCPLSGVKQKQADGTSPQTYIPSLSAKDILSLLKEEGKDRYLVYTETGRYIGFIGAAKTRQIEASLREGLGMKAEVSELSVNEKGEHHCTVSVTIEPVKKKQTAR, encoded by the coding sequence ATGATTCTTACTGGAATGATCCTTGATACTGAAACGACAGGCCTGTCCCCTGTTAATGATGAAATAATTGAGATTGGCTATATCCTTTTCACTTATGATGATGAGCGGGACCTTTACTTAGATACACTGGAAGAAGGCACTTATCTAAGAGAACCGCTCTCTGCCTCTGCCAGAAAAAACTACCCATTTGCTTTCCGCATTCATTCCATTCCGTTTGAAGACGTGAAAGGCAAGTCGTTTGATGATGACAAAGTAAAAGCGGCCATAAAAAAAGCAGATTTTATCATTGCCCACAATGCTTCGTTTGACAAAAGCTTTACGGTCAAAATGTACCCTGAGCTTTTTTCAAAAAAGTGGTACTGTTCCGCTCGGAACATCCCTTGGAAAACATACGGATACTACAGCGCGAAGCTTATCAGCCTGCTGCACAGCCATAAGCTTGCATCTTCGCAGACTCACCGTGCTCTTGATGATGTCAGACAGCTGAAACAGCTGCTCATGAGTTCCAATTATGAGGGGAAATCCTATTTGAAGGTTGCCCTTTCCTCTGCATCGCCTGTGAAAAAGACGGTTATGTGCCCTCTCTCAGGCGTTAAACAAAAACAGGCAGACGGGACGAGCCCCCAGACTTACATTCCTTCTCTTTCCGCAAAAGACATTCTGTCTCTGCTTAAAGAGGAAGGGAAAGACCGGTATCTTGTCTACACAGAAACAGGCCGCTATATCGGCTTTATCGGCGCAGCAAAAACCAGACAAATAGAAGCCTCTCTTCGTGAAGGTTTGGGGATGAAGGCAGAAGTATCAGAGCTCTCGGTGAATGAAAAAGGAGAGCATCACTGCACCGTATCAGTGACAATTGAACCGGTTAAGAAAAAGCAGACTGCACGGTAA
- a CDS encoding CBO0543 family protein — translation MREIIVLAALWGAAILYLLLKVPKEKRREAQVIFLFAQSVGWLYVYIQTLSGRMVFPFREFPDATKMSLTLYYLFYPAIAVWFNLNYPEQKRLLLKAAYFIASAFGIQLMAWLIAEYTDLMEYRKYHWFLTFFINLSIIIIIRIFHVWFRKGLTKK, via the coding sequence ATGCGTGAAATTATTGTCCTTGCTGCTCTTTGGGGAGCTGCAATATTGTATCTGCTGCTGAAGGTTCCAAAAGAAAAACGGAGAGAGGCTCAAGTGATCTTCCTGTTTGCACAGTCTGTGGGCTGGCTGTATGTGTATATACAAACCCTGTCTGGCAGAATGGTTTTTCCGTTCAGGGAGTTTCCGGATGCGACAAAGATGAGCTTGACCCTGTACTACTTATTTTATCCTGCCATTGCCGTTTGGTTTAACCTGAACTATCCGGAACAAAAAAGGCTTCTGCTGAAAGCAGCTTATTTCATTGCCAGTGCATTCGGCATCCAGCTCATGGCCTGGCTTATTGCAGAGTATACAGATTTAATGGAGTACAGGAAGTATCATTGGTTCCTGACCTTCTTCATTAACCTTTCCATCATCATCATTATCCGCATATTCCATGTCTGGTTCCGAAAGGGCCTGACAAAGAAGTAG
- a CDS encoding aromatic acid exporter family protein gives MIFGPRVLKTGISVTLALFICSLANLEYSVFAGVAAIFTIQPSIYRTWKQVREQIQANTLGALLALFALYFFGSSPLVIGVVVISVIVICLKLKMEASISLTLVTVLAIMSAPGQEDFLYVLNRFAVILIGIASAFIVNLLILPPKYKENFFSKVQTVFETMSLLLRTAVSDELTESYYQEKRKEFRTDLQQLEDLYELFDEEREKMAKINPLNVREIVVFKQMLKTIQQAADVLKVIEEHYFQSRTTLAEDQLFDDQIEQLTKWHEYLLLKYEGKIKLKDRFEDDRVTRGTRVFLIQMMERDSGKIENQRLNVVASAVYEYAFQLQRLDQLVGSYAKKAEGA, from the coding sequence GTGATTTTTGGACCCCGCGTTTTGAAAACAGGAATATCTGTCACGCTGGCGCTTTTTATCTGCTCCCTTGCAAATCTTGAGTATTCCGTATTTGCCGGGGTAGCCGCCATCTTTACAATTCAGCCTTCCATCTACAGGACATGGAAACAGGTTCGTGAACAAATTCAGGCCAATACACTCGGTGCGCTGCTCGCCCTGTTTGCTCTTTACTTTTTCGGCAGCAGTCCTCTCGTCATTGGAGTCGTTGTCATCTCTGTGATTGTAATTTGTCTGAAGCTGAAAATGGAAGCGTCCATCTCATTGACGCTTGTAACCGTTTTGGCCATTATGAGTGCACCGGGGCAAGAGGATTTTCTTTATGTGCTGAACCGGTTTGCCGTCATTCTGATCGGAATTGCTTCAGCGTTTATTGTCAATCTCCTGATTCTTCCGCCAAAATATAAAGAGAACTTTTTTTCAAAAGTGCAGACCGTTTTTGAAACGATGTCTCTTTTATTGAGAACTGCTGTATCGGATGAGCTGACTGAATCGTACTATCAGGAAAAAAGGAAAGAGTTCAGAACTGACCTGCAGCAGCTTGAAGACTTATATGAACTTTTTGATGAAGAACGGGAAAAGATGGCAAAGATCAATCCGCTGAATGTAAGAGAAATTGTCGTGTTTAAACAGATGCTCAAAACCATTCAGCAGGCTGCCGATGTACTGAAAGTCATCGAAGAGCATTACTTTCAGAGCAGAACCACACTGGCAGAGGATCAGTTGTTTGATGATCAAATTGAGCAGCTGACGAAATGGCATGAGTATTTGCTGCTCAAATATGAAGGGAAAATTAAACTCAAGGACCGCTTTGAAGATGACCGGGTGACAAGAGGAACAAGGGTTTTTCTCATTCAAATGATGGAAAGAGACTCTGGAAAAATTGAAAATCAGAGACTGAATGTCGTAGCATCCGCTGTCTATGAATATGCCTTCCAATTGCAGCGGCTGGATCAGCTGGTTGGAAGTTACGCAAAAAAAGCAGAAGGTGCATGA
- a CDS encoding TerD family protein, whose amino-acid sequence MGVTLSKGQKVDLTKSNPGLQNVIVGLGWDVSRHGASYDLDASAFLVGQSGKVGSDQDFVFYNNPSGGNGSILYTGDNRTGAGHQDDEQIQINLSAVPQHIHRIAFTITIHDAQAKQQNFGQVENAYVRIFNPHNNDELIRFNLGRDFTVETAIVAAELYRHNGEWKFNAIASGFQGGLAALCRNFGVTVDDEPAPAAGIHSSGFQPQQPSYSQQNTHQPQQTAYSQQSAPSYTQSPPAYSQQSYSQPQQTYSQGSQTYGGETISCTRCSSTNVRTGEKGFGLGKAAVGGLILGPVGLLGGFIGKNKLKFTCNSCGNSWSPNQTDYAEWANQQKNKAMELFQKYKSQDVLEAVVAACALVGTADGRLDQAERQKMIEFVNQSEELRVFDTNKVIQQFNLYVQKMERDPIIGRAEAFKALGRVRTKPEIARLVARYCIAIGYADGHFDQNEQKAVADICYELGLNPNEFLA is encoded by the coding sequence ATGGGTGTGACGCTCAGTAAAGGTCAAAAAGTGGATTTAACGAAATCAAATCCCGGCCTTCAGAACGTAATTGTCGGACTTGGATGGGATGTAAGCAGGCACGGGGCTTCCTACGACCTTGATGCATCAGCATTCCTGGTCGGTCAATCCGGCAAGGTAGGCAGCGATCAGGATTTTGTTTTTTACAACAATCCGTCAGGCGGAAACGGTTCGATTCTGTACACCGGAGATAACAGGACAGGTGCAGGGCATCAGGATGATGAGCAGATTCAGATTAATTTAAGCGCTGTCCCTCAGCATATTCACCGGATTGCGTTTACAATTACGATTCATGATGCACAGGCAAAGCAGCAGAACTTCGGACAGGTTGAAAATGCCTATGTCCGCATTTTCAATCCGCATAACAATGATGAGCTGATCAGGTTTAATCTTGGAAGAGATTTTACTGTCGAAACCGCGATTGTTGCAGCTGAGCTCTACCGCCACAACGGCGAGTGGAAATTTAATGCAATTGCAAGCGGATTTCAGGGCGGCCTTGCAGCCTTGTGCCGCAACTTCGGAGTAACGGTGGATGACGAACCGGCACCGGCAGCGGGAATTCATTCAAGCGGATTTCAGCCGCAGCAGCCAAGCTATTCCCAGCAGAATACGCATCAGCCTCAGCAGACTGCCTATTCTCAGCAGTCCGCGCCATCGTACACTCAGTCTCCTCCGGCCTATTCACAGCAAAGCTACAGCCAGCCGCAGCAGACATATAGTCAAGGATCTCAGACATACGGCGGGGAAACGATCAGCTGTACACGCTGCAGCTCAACGAACGTACGCACAGGCGAAAAGGGCTTCGGTCTTGGAAAAGCTGCTGTAGGCGGTTTGATTCTTGGACCTGTAGGGCTGCTTGGAGGATTTATCGGAAAAAACAAGTTAAAGTTCACGTGCAACAGCTGCGGCAATTCCTGGTCTCCAAATCAGACGGATTACGCCGAATGGGCTAATCAGCAAAAGAACAAGGCTATGGAGCTTTTCCAGAAATATAAGAGTCAGGACGTCCTTGAAGCCGTTGTTGCCGCCTGTGCACTTGTAGGCACGGCAGATGGCCGCCTTGATCAGGCTGAGCGCCAAAAAATGATTGAGTTTGTGAATCAAAGTGAAGAGCTTCGTGTTTTTGACACAAATAAAGTCATTCAGCAATTTAACCTATATGTTCAAAAAATGGAAAGAGATCCGATCATCGGGCGTGCTGAAGCCTTTAAAGCACTTGGAAGAGTGCGCACGAAACCGGAAATTGCGAGGCTTGTTGCCCGCTATTGCATCGCCATCGGTTATGCGGACGGCCATTTCGATCAGAATGAACAAAAAGCTGTTGCAGATATCTGCTATGAGCTTGGACTGAATCCGAACGAGTTTTTGGCTTAG
- a CDS encoding CBO0543 family protein: protein MVKEDSTKTEMDRAAMIHERWIIAGAIVLSILLIGKFVPKERAREAWVPFLSLGSITWIAGLFVVEMGWIHYPVQLFSIENKVNESSFTFEFFLFPVLAILFSIHYPSRKSLIVKWVYAIVFSGVFTVAEVILEAYTNLVRYDEWKWHWTFFSVMLVLMVNHQYVKWYKKGMVSKGDSHA, encoded by the coding sequence ATGGTTAAAGAAGATTCAACAAAAACAGAAATGGACAGGGCCGCTATGATACATGAGAGATGGATTATTGCCGGAGCCATTGTGCTCAGCATCCTATTAATAGGAAAGTTTGTACCGAAAGAGAGGGCAAGGGAAGCATGGGTTCCGTTTCTTTCCCTTGGCTCCATTACGTGGATTGCAGGCCTTTTTGTTGTTGAAATGGGCTGGATCCATTACCCGGTGCAGCTTTTCAGCATTGAAAACAAAGTGAACGAATCAAGCTTTACATTTGAGTTTTTCCTATTTCCCGTGCTGGCCATTCTTTTCAGCATCCATTATCCATCACGGAAAAGCCTGATTGTAAAATGGGTGTACGCTATTGTCTTTTCCGGGGTATTTACCGTTGCAGAAGTCATATTGGAAGCCTATACGAACCTAGTCAGATATGACGAATGGAAATGGCACTGGACTTTTTTTTCCGTCATGCTGGTCCTGATGGTTAACCATCAGTACGTAAAATGGTACAAAAAGGGAATGGTTTCAAAAGGTGACAGCCATGCGTGA
- a CDS encoding Gfo/Idh/MocA family oxidoreductase has product MIRFGIIGTNWITDRLLQAAMQVEDFSLTAVYSRSSEKAEEFAAKYNVKTTFTDLENMAKSDEIDAVYIASPNSLHAEQAILFMNHKKHVLCEKPLASNTAEVTKMIEAAKENRVLLMEAMKSTFLPNFKAIQENLHKIGTVRRYTASYCQYSSRYDAYRSGTVLNAFKPEFSNGSLMDIGVYALYPSLVLFGEPETIKASGLMLDSGVDGEGSILLQYKDMDAVMMYSKISDSALPSEIQGEDGTIVIDRISTIGKVEIHYRDGRIEDITRPQKEETMYYEMKEFIDLIQNDLYESSINTYNRSIAVMNVMDEARKQIGVVYPADKNK; this is encoded by the coding sequence TTGATACGCTTTGGAATTATTGGAACCAACTGGATTACAGACCGCCTGCTTCAGGCCGCTATGCAGGTTGAAGATTTTTCGCTTACAGCCGTCTACTCAAGATCAAGCGAGAAAGCGGAAGAATTTGCTGCTAAATATAACGTGAAGACAACATTTACAGATTTAGAAAACATGGCAAAAAGCGATGAGATCGATGCCGTTTACATAGCAAGTCCAAATTCGCTGCATGCAGAGCAGGCGATTTTATTTATGAACCATAAAAAACATGTTCTCTGTGAAAAGCCGCTCGCTTCCAACACAGCAGAAGTGACAAAAATGATTGAGGCTGCAAAAGAAAACCGCGTCCTGCTCATGGAAGCAATGAAATCCACTTTCCTGCCAAACTTTAAAGCCATCCAGGAAAACCTTCATAAGATTGGTACAGTCAGAAGATACACGGCAAGCTACTGCCAGTACTCTTCAAGGTACGACGCATACCGCTCTGGAACGGTTCTGAATGCATTTAAACCCGAATTTTCAAACGGCTCTCTCATGGACATTGGTGTCTATGCACTGTATCCTTCCCTTGTCCTGTTCGGTGAGCCGGAGACAATTAAAGCAAGCGGGCTGATGCTTGATTCAGGCGTTGACGGAGAAGGAAGCATCCTTCTTCAATACAAGGACATGGACGCTGTTATGATGTACTCGAAAATTTCTGATTCCGCCCTGCCTTCCGAAATACAGGGAGAGGACGGGACGATCGTCATTGACAGAATCAGTACAATCGGAAAAGTGGAAATACACTACCGCGACGGCAGAATCGAAGATATTACGCGACCGCAAAAAGAAGAAACGATGTACTATGAAATGAAGGAATTCATTGATCTGATTCAAAATGACCTTTATGAATCGTCTATTAACACCTATAACCGTTCCATTGCGGTGATGAACGTGATGGATGAAGCCAGAAAACAGATTGGCGTTGTTTACCCGGCTGACAAAAATAAGTGA
- a CDS encoding acyltransferase, with the protein MSVQSSNASKQKNRNYLFEISFLRAFACMAVVGVHVTATHYYANAQTWHWFTYFINQVGRFGTTIFAVLSGFLLFYQVRKRGFDTKKFITSRFSKILIPFIIWSLVYRYLVYHYDGLEFQGFEAELQKFLLGNSFYHLYFIAIVVQFYFIFPFLQKIVRSKIAMIVFALLTLVISYNLFGFNPGVEGALGAFLASKTFMPIWIFYFAFGGVLAYFWDEITGFVTKRPWQMFALALVVSAGAVVEYRITGQVSNRRLTNLINIPLICIATIGMYPLLTKLAIIRKPLMVIGQYSMGIYLIHPMTLYLMVEYLPNSVWTVGNIPLLFLGVMVIGVAFIRLLQFIPLSGYVIPVPKIKKARPAQDASAERQLRSA; encoded by the coding sequence ATGTCTGTTCAGTCATCTAATGCTAGTAAGCAAAAAAACAGAAATTACCTATTTGAAATTTCATTTTTAAGAGCTTTTGCCTGTATGGCTGTTGTTGGCGTTCACGTTACGGCCACTCATTATTACGCAAATGCTCAAACATGGCATTGGTTTACGTATTTTATTAATCAGGTTGGAAGATTTGGAACAACCATTTTCGCTGTGCTCAGCGGCTTTCTCCTTTTTTACCAAGTGAGAAAAAGGGGATTTGATACAAAGAAATTCATTACTTCGCGCTTTTCAAAAATCCTGATTCCGTTTATCATCTGGAGCTTGGTTTACCGTTATCTGGTCTATCATTATGACGGGCTTGAATTTCAGGGGTTTGAAGCAGAACTTCAGAAATTCCTGCTTGGAAATTCGTTTTATCATTTGTATTTTATCGCCATCGTTGTTCAATTTTATTTTATCTTTCCGTTCCTTCAAAAAATTGTCAGATCTAAAATAGCTATGATTGTTTTTGCACTTTTAACTTTGGTGATCAGCTATAATTTATTCGGTTTTAATCCAGGCGTTGAGGGAGCTCTCGGTGCGTTTCTTGCCAGCAAGACCTTTATGCCGATCTGGATTTTTTACTTTGCTTTTGGAGGAGTCCTTGCCTATTTCTGGGACGAGATTACAGGTTTTGTGACGAAGCGTCCATGGCAGATGTTTGCACTCGCGCTTGTTGTTTCTGCCGGAGCAGTTGTGGAGTATCGTATCACTGGACAGGTTTCCAACAGAAGACTTACAAACCTGATCAACATTCCGCTGATATGTATTGCTACCATTGGAATGTACCCGCTTTTGACTAAACTGGCTATTATTAGAAAACCGCTGATGGTTATCGGCCAGTATTCAATGGGCATTTATCTCATTCATCCGATGACGTTATATCTTATGGTTGAATACCTGCCAAACAGCGTTTGGACAGTCGGCAACATTCCGCTGCTGTTCCTTGGTGTCATGGTCATTGGAGTGGCATTTATCAGGCTGCTGCAGTTTATTCCATTAAGCGGCTATGTTATTCCCGTACCGAAAATCAAAAAAGCAAGACCTGCTCAAGATGCATCTGCAGAAAGGCAGCTGCGCTCAGCATAA
- a CDS encoding MgtC/SapB family protein — translation MIVHQHTILKLFLSLLVGIIIGLEREIKKKPLGLKTTIIIAVSSCLLTVISIEAAYTFSNDYNRPMDPLRLAAQIVSGVGFLGAGAILRRSNDVISGLTTAAMIWGAAGLGIAIGAGFYQEALIALVFMIGSIEIIAPLVKKIGPRTLRLKELKVKLTVPVNVSISDVLKILRDYDMKIKYVKIKDVVDREMRTVDLILLIKNDRYTSDVYEDIKNVHGIESVEVELI, via the coding sequence ATCATCGTTCATCAACATACGATTCTTAAGTTGTTTTTATCTTTGCTTGTCGGAATTATCATCGGGCTTGAGCGCGAGATTAAGAAAAAGCCTCTCGGACTTAAGACCACCATTATTATCGCAGTGAGCTCGTGTCTATTGACCGTTATTTCAATAGAGGCAGCCTATACCTTTTCAAATGATTACAACCGGCCGATGGACCCGCTGAGACTTGCTGCTCAAATTGTATCAGGAGTAGGTTTTCTTGGTGCAGGTGCAATCCTCCGGAGAAGCAATGATGTCATCAGCGGCCTGACAACAGCAGCGATGATCTGGGGAGCTGCAGGTCTTGGTATTGCCATTGGTGCAGGCTTTTATCAGGAGGCTTTGATTGCCCTTGTTTTCATGATCGGATCAATTGAAATCATTGCGCCGCTTGTAAAAAAAATCGGACCCCGCACGCTCCGTCTTAAAGAACTGAAAGTAAAATTGACGGTTCCAGTAAACGTGAGTATATCTGACGTGCTGAAAATTCTCCGTGATTACGATATGAAAATCAAATATGTCAAAATCAAGGATGTTGTTGACCGGGAAATGAGAACCGTTGACTTAATCCTGCTGATAAAAAATGACCGCTATACGTCTGATGTGTACGAAGATATAAAAAACGTTCACGGCATTGAATCTGTAGAGGTTGAACTAATTTAA
- a CDS encoding helix-turn-helix domain-containing protein: MKAKRYNIPVEAALEVIGGKWKCVILCHLMRGKKRTGELKKLMPGITQKMLTQQLRELEEDGIVKRIIYNQVPPKVEYELTEYGWSVTGVLESLSAWGLQHIEKVYGDKSAVLEESILNDK; this comes from the coding sequence GTGAAAGCAAAGCGGTACAACATTCCCGTAGAAGCTGCTCTTGAAGTGATTGGCGGAAAATGGAAATGCGTGATTCTCTGCCATTTAATGCGGGGTAAAAAGCGGACAGGCGAATTGAAAAAACTGATGCCCGGCATTACCCAGAAAATGCTGACTCAGCAGCTCAGGGAGCTTGAAGAGGACGGAATCGTCAAGCGGATCATCTACAATCAGGTTCCGCCAAAAGTCGAATATGAGCTTACAGAATACGGCTGGTCCGTAACCGGCGTTCTCGAATCGCTGTCTGCATGGGGACTCCAGCATATTGAAAAGGTGTATGGCGACAAGTCGGCTGTACTTGAAGAGAGCATTCTGAATGATAAGTAA
- a CDS encoding STAS domain-containing protein, whose protein sequence is MKTKALCQFLREQSESMTDKWLSSRTVEPVSVYSIDVPDKVTADLRDQNQHFIHTLINLLENPTADRLSSWAQEIAVKRAASETPLYRTIQQFRRFRLIFLETAEAYILSHEDEFTIHDLLFFSKQVHSAFDHAIELFTRYYHQVSDARMEAHKTMIYKQTTPVIPISDEIGVLPIVGDLDMHRAAMITESAISKAEQLNLSHIVIDLSGVLVIDTMVAGQLFKMMQMLKLLGIQVTITGIRPEIAQTSIQLGIDFGDLATFGQLKHALRYLYKK, encoded by the coding sequence ATGAAGACTAAGGCTTTGTGCCAATTTTTAAGAGAGCAGTCTGAATCCATGACAGACAAATGGCTCAGTTCAAGAACCGTTGAACCAGTATCTGTTTATTCCATTGATGTACCTGATAAAGTCACAGCAGATCTTCGCGATCAAAATCAGCATTTTATTCACACTCTTATCAATCTGCTTGAGAACCCCACAGCTGACCGGCTGAGCAGCTGGGCTCAGGAAATCGCTGTAAAACGCGCCGCTTCAGAAACTCCTCTATACCGTACCATTCAGCAATTCAGGCGCTTCAGGCTGATTTTTCTGGAAACGGCCGAAGCCTATATCTTAAGCCATGAAGATGAATTTACCATCCATGACCTTCTGTTTTTCAGCAAACAAGTACACTCAGCCTTTGATCACGCCATTGAACTCTTTACCCGCTATTATCATCAAGTATCAGACGCAAGAATGGAAGCCCATAAAACCATGATTTACAAGCAGACAACGCCCGTTATTCCAATCTCAGATGAAATCGGGGTTTTGCCGATTGTCGGTGATCTTGACATGCACCGCGCAGCAATGATTACAGAAAGTGCCATCTCAAAAGCGGAACAGCTTAACTTGAGCCACATTGTGATCGACCTCTCCGGCGTTTTGGTCATTGACACGATGGTTGCCGGACAGCTTTTTAAAATGATGCAGATGCTGAAGCTGCTCGGAATTCAAGTAACCATTACGGGCATCCGTCCCGAAATCGCTCAAACTTCCATCCAGCTTGGAATTGATTTTGGAGATCTCGCTACATTTGGACAGCTTAAACATGCACTGAGATACCTATATAAGAAATGA